The Salinibaculum sp. SYNS191 genome has a window encoding:
- a CDS encoding HVO_0416 family zinc finger protein, which yields MASAPSSDDMFDEFLTQRGHETESVGWEQNYNKKQCPDCGGLHAEGATECSVCGWTPV from the coding sequence ATGGCGTCCGCACCGAGCAGCGACGACATGTTCGACGAGTTCCTGACCCAGCGCGGTCACGAGACCGAAAGCGTCGGCTGGGAACAGAACTATAACAAGAAGCAGTGCCCCGACTGTGGCGGCCTCCACGCGGAGGGCGCCACAGAGTGCTCGGTCTGCGGCTGGACACCGGTATAG